GAAGATCTAGATAAACCAAAATATTTTCCTACTAAAAGTTTCTACTTAAAAAATAGAAACTTTTTTTAGCAAACAAAAAATCGCCAATTAGTTACGCTCATAATAAAGCAATAAATTCGGCGATTTTTTGGTGCCAAGACTAGACTCTCTTAACGTCTTTGGCGTTTAAACCCTTTGGTGTTTGTTCGGTCTCAAAAGAAACCTTATCACCTTCGTTGAGTTCATCGAATGTAACATCGACTAATGCGTTGCTGTGAAAGAATAAATCTTTATCACTGCCTTCAACGGAAATGAATCCAAAACCTTTATCGGTTTTTCTTTTAATTATGCCATTCATAATATAAATTTTTACTAGTGAATAATTTTCTAAATATTAGTTATTAAGCTCGACTACCTCTCAAATAATAGTATTTTTGTACAAGAATATTGCTAGTATAACACAAAAGAATAACTTATACAAATAGGCTCATTCTATCCCTACTTTGTTTATGGATAACTCGTAATAAAAAATTGTTTTGCTAAACACAACTGCAAAGGAGATTGTCCGATAGTCAAATACGATTTCTCTAATAATTTTGCTAAAACAAAAAATCCCAAATGCGAATCAATAAAAAAAATAACCGAAGCGATGTTCAGGATTCAACTTAATATCTAACAATAAAAAAAGCGATCGTCTAAGACAGTCGCTTTTATTAATTAAACGAACCAAGATAATAACAAGATTTATTATTAAACTCCAAACATATACCCTGACAATAATTCAATGTTAATGGTACTTCTGAAGTATCAACAATATTATTTAATATTGCAAGTATAAAAGTATTGTGGCTAAAACAAAAAATCGTTGAATCAATAGGAACCTCATCCATAATACCACTCATTAGCTCACCAAACTTGCAAATATCACGATTTAATAACTCCGGGCAAATTTCTTTTGCTGCAAAATATTTACTATTAAACAGAATTAATTTTTCCTGAAATTTTTTTGAAGTAAAATTCTTTTGCCACGTTTTTAATTGATCAGTAGAAAAATCAAAATCTAAAAACATTCTTACAAAATTATTATCATTATAATTCAATAAGGATGCTAATTTCTTTAAAGCCAGGCGACATCTATTGTGTTTACTAGAGCAAAAATAACTTACTACGATGTTGTCAGAAATAATTTTCGCAGCAAGATCCTTTAATTGCTCCTGACCCTTCTTTGTAATATTTCCCATTTCATCCTCCAGATGTCTTATTAAATATATAATGGGCATATTATTCTCCTTTTTAATGTTCTATATTATTCAATT
This is a stretch of genomic DNA from Candidatus Komeilibacteria bacterium CG_4_10_14_0_2_um_filter_37_10. It encodes these proteins:
- a CDS encoding cold-shock protein, giving the protein MMNGIIKRKTDKGFGFISVEGSDKDLFFHSNALVDVTFDELNEGDKVSFETEQTPKGLNAKDVKRV